A genomic segment from Actinoplanes sichuanensis encodes:
- a CDS encoding zinc-dependent alcohol dehydrogenase: MKTVMVTAPGRTEIVDAPEPEVGPTDVLVRIRACGICGSDGLYISVGGIPPRQGATPLGHEPAGEIAAVGADVTGLAIGDHVVLNPMASADGIIGSGGAQGGLSEFVLIRDAQLGTHLVTVPEHIPFEVAALNEPMAVATHAVNRLEPQAGQTAVVFGAGPIGLGAVIGLKLRGVAHVVVVDVVPNRLAKALKVGADAVIDSAAEDVAARLLDLHGEAPRYFGRHGRPATDLYLDAAGVPAVIETVLATARHGARFSIVAVHKKPVEVDFGALLTSELTIALAMGYPTEIFEVTKDLVEHWERYALIVSDVLPYTEVERALTLAATPGAADKVVVTLP; encoded by the coding sequence ATGAAGACAGTGATGGTGACCGCCCCGGGCCGGACCGAGATCGTCGACGCGCCCGAGCCCGAGGTCGGCCCGACCGACGTCCTGGTGCGCATCCGGGCCTGCGGGATCTGCGGTTCCGACGGCCTCTACATCTCGGTCGGCGGCATCCCGCCCCGGCAGGGCGCCACCCCACTCGGCCACGAGCCGGCCGGTGAGATCGCCGCGGTCGGCGCCGACGTGACCGGCCTGGCGATCGGCGACCACGTGGTACTGAATCCGATGGCGTCCGCCGACGGGATCATCGGCAGCGGCGGCGCGCAGGGCGGGCTCTCCGAGTTCGTGCTGATCCGGGACGCGCAGCTCGGCACGCATCTGGTGACCGTGCCCGAGCACATCCCGTTCGAGGTGGCCGCCCTCAACGAGCCGATGGCCGTGGCCACCCACGCCGTCAACCGTCTCGAGCCACAGGCCGGCCAGACCGCCGTCGTGTTCGGTGCCGGCCCGATCGGCCTGGGCGCGGTGATCGGTCTCAAACTCCGCGGGGTCGCCCACGTGGTGGTGGTCGACGTGGTGCCGAACCGGCTGGCCAAGGCACTGAAGGTGGGTGCCGACGCGGTGATCGACTCGGCCGCGGAGGATGTCGCGGCCCGGCTGCTGGACCTGCACGGCGAGGCGCCCCGCTACTTCGGCCGGCACGGCCGACCCGCCACCGACCTCTACCTGGACGCGGCCGGGGTGCCGGCGGTCATCGAGACGGTGCTGGCCACCGCCCGGCACGGGGCCCGGTTCAGCATCGTGGCGGTGCACAAGAAGCCGGTCGAGGTCGACTTCGGGGCGCTGCTGACCAGCGAACTCACCATCGCGCTGGCGATGGGCTACCCGACCGAGATCTTCGAGGTCACCAAGGACCTGGTCGAGCACTGGGAGCGGTACGCCCTGATCGTCAGCGACGTGCTTCCGTACACCGAGGTGGAACGGGCCCTGACGCTGGCCGCCACGCCGGGCGCCGCCGACAAGGTGGTGGTGACCCTGCCCTGA
- a CDS encoding cysteine hydrolase family protein, giving the protein MSRTALLVMDVQPAVVARYPDPGYLPRLRTAVDVARTAALPVIFVGVGFRAGAPEVDPANRMFGGLAGRDLPATGTEFHPAVSPLPTEPVVTKRRVSAFAGSDLDLLLRAQRIDHLVLAGIATSGVVLSTVRQAADLDYRLTVLADACLDNDPAVHEVLVGKVFPTQADVTATDTWSRRPV; this is encoded by the coding sequence TTGAGCCGTACCGCCCTGCTCGTGATGGACGTCCAGCCCGCCGTCGTGGCCCGCTACCCGGACCCCGGATATCTGCCCCGGCTGCGTACCGCGGTCGACGTCGCCCGTACCGCCGCCCTGCCGGTGATCTTCGTCGGGGTGGGTTTCCGGGCCGGTGCGCCCGAGGTCGACCCGGCCAACCGGATGTTCGGCGGGCTCGCCGGCCGTGACCTGCCGGCCACCGGCACCGAGTTCCACCCCGCGGTGTCGCCGCTGCCGACCGAGCCGGTGGTCACCAAGCGGCGGGTGTCCGCGTTCGCCGGCAGCGACCTGGACCTGCTGCTGCGCGCCCAGCGGATCGACCACCTGGTGCTGGCCGGGATCGCGACCAGCGGCGTGGTGTTGTCGACGGTGCGGCAGGCGGCCGACCTCGACTACCGGCTGACCGTCCTCGCCGACGCCTGCCTCGACAACGACCCGGCCGTCCACGAGGTCCTGGTCGGCAAGGTGTTCCCGACCCAGGCCGACGTCACGGCCACAGATACATGGTCACGTCGGCCGGTCTGA
- a CDS encoding CoA-binding protein, producing the protein MSYQDALTIQRVLNSAKTIAIVGLSGNELRASYFVGYYMKRHGYRVIPVNPRETSILGEVSYPSLADVPVPIDVVNVFRAPAALPQIATDAVTAGATALWTQFGVIDQEGADIAERGGLTVIMDRCLKVEHARYVGRMHWLGFNTQRITSVRSGLQ; encoded by the coding sequence ATGAGCTACCAGGACGCGCTGACCATCCAGCGGGTGCTCAACTCGGCGAAGACGATCGCGATCGTCGGGCTGTCCGGCAACGAGCTGCGGGCCAGCTACTTCGTCGGCTACTACATGAAGCGGCACGGCTATCGGGTGATCCCGGTCAATCCGCGGGAGACGTCGATCCTCGGCGAGGTGTCGTATCCGTCGCTGGCCGACGTGCCGGTCCCGATCGACGTGGTGAACGTGTTCCGGGCGCCGGCCGCGCTGCCGCAGATCGCCACCGACGCGGTGACGGCCGGGGCGACGGCGTTGTGGACCCAGTTCGGGGTGATCGACCAGGAGGGCGCGGACATCGCCGAGCGGGGCGGGCTGACCGTGATCATGGACCGCTGCCTCAAGGTCGAGCACGCCCGTTACGTGGGCCGGATGCACTGGCTCGGGTTCAACACTCAGCGCATCACCTCGGTACGCTCCGGCCTCCAATAG
- a CDS encoding LacI family DNA-binding transcriptional regulator, which translates to MPRTRVTLKDVAAASGVSPTTASFVLNRVTGQTIPPATQERVRRAAAELGYVPHGSARALREGSSRLVLLNAGQLPVAGSLRSFIDGLDGELIGHGFTLLVRHGPTDPESLRQAVRTADPRGVIDLALLYATPEPDLLDGGWIDGLAAHTATQIDHLAALGHTCIGFAMPADPRLQRIARLRLDQARAVAATRGLPPPEPFDLGRRGAVTAVAAFDDAVALTLLSAMADAGLSAPHDLAVIGFDDTGYGGLWRPALTTVHIDAAGFGRRAARAVLGLPTDEVPPAPSTVVVRATT; encoded by the coding sequence GTGCCGCGTACCCGAGTGACCTTGAAAGACGTCGCCGCCGCCAGCGGCGTCTCGCCGACCACCGCGAGTTTCGTCCTCAACCGGGTGACCGGGCAGACGATCCCGCCCGCCACCCAGGAGCGGGTCCGCCGGGCCGCCGCCGAGCTGGGCTACGTGCCGCACGGCAGCGCCCGCGCACTGCGGGAGGGCAGCTCCCGGCTCGTCCTGCTGAACGCGGGACAGCTCCCGGTCGCCGGCAGTCTGCGCAGCTTCATCGACGGCCTCGACGGTGAGCTCATCGGTCACGGGTTCACGCTGCTGGTCCGGCACGGGCCGACCGATCCGGAGTCCCTGCGGCAGGCGGTGCGGACCGCCGATCCGCGCGGCGTCATCGACCTGGCCCTGCTCTACGCGACACCGGAGCCGGACCTGCTCGACGGCGGCTGGATCGACGGGCTGGCCGCGCACACCGCCACCCAGATCGACCACCTGGCAGCCCTCGGGCACACGTGCATCGGCTTCGCCATGCCCGCCGATCCCCGGCTCCAGCGGATCGCCCGGCTGCGACTGGACCAGGCCCGCGCGGTCGCCGCGACCCGCGGGCTGCCCCCGCCGGAGCCGTTCGACCTCGGCCGGCGTGGTGCCGTCACGGCGGTCGCCGCCTTCGATGACGCGGTGGCGCTCACCCTGCTCAGCGCCATGGCCGACGCCGGCCTCAGTGCACCCCACGACCTCGCGGTGATCGGTTTCGACGACACCGGATACGGCGGCCTGTGGCGTCCGGCCCTGACCACCGTCCACATCGACGCCGCCGGTTTCGGCCGCCGCGCCGCCCGCGCCGTGCTCGGCCTGCCCACCGACGAAGTGCCACCGGCTCCGTCGACAGTCGTCGTGCGTGCCACCACCTGA
- a CDS encoding helix-turn-helix domain-containing protein, whose product MSVKDEIRDFLLSRRARLSPERVGLPRHGERRVAGLRREEVAQLAGVSVEYYTRLERGNTRGYSDDVLSAVARALHLDDAEREHLFDLVHAANMRARPARETGELRPNVQHLLDAMTAGPAYVGNTRLDVLAVNPLGRALFAPLFAGPHQPVNQARFLFRDPAARDLFPEWVEMTHDAVAVLRTATGRRPDDQHLSALVSELLTASEAFRSLWRLYDVRHRRSGLKLFHHPVAGRLTVRFESMALLSHPGLRLHAGTADPGSPSAAALQFLANWAATPGVPADRAATPGVPADRAATPGVPADRAATPGVPADRAVLPTEMDQR is encoded by the coding sequence GTGAGCGTCAAAGACGAGATCCGGGACTTCCTGCTGTCGCGCCGGGCACGCCTGTCGCCGGAGCGGGTCGGACTCCCCCGCCACGGCGAACGCCGGGTCGCCGGGCTGCGGCGCGAGGAGGTCGCGCAACTGGCCGGGGTCAGCGTCGAGTACTACACCCGCCTGGAACGGGGCAACACCCGCGGCTACTCCGACGACGTCCTCAGCGCGGTGGCCCGGGCGCTGCACCTGGACGACGCCGAACGCGAGCATCTGTTCGACCTGGTCCACGCCGCGAACATGCGCGCCCGCCCGGCCCGCGAGACCGGTGAGCTGCGGCCCAACGTGCAGCACCTGCTGGACGCCATGACGGCCGGTCCGGCCTACGTCGGCAACACCCGGCTCGACGTGCTCGCCGTCAACCCGCTCGGCCGGGCACTGTTCGCGCCGCTCTTCGCCGGCCCGCACCAGCCGGTCAACCAGGCCCGGTTCCTGTTCCGGGACCCGGCGGCCCGCGACCTCTTCCCGGAATGGGTGGAGATGACCCACGACGCGGTGGCGGTGCTGCGCACGGCCACCGGGCGACGCCCGGACGATCAACACCTGTCCGCCCTGGTCAGCGAGCTTCTCACGGCGAGCGAGGCCTTCCGCTCACTCTGGCGGCTGTACGACGTACGCCATCGCCGGTCCGGTCTGAAGCTCTTTCACCATCCCGTGGCGGGGCGGCTGACCGTGCGGTTCGAGTCGATGGCCCTGCTCTCCCATCCCGGCCTGCGGCTGCACGCCGGGACGGCCGACCCCGGCAGCCCGTCCGCGGCGGCCCTGCAGTTCCTGGCCAACTGGGCCGCCACCCCTGGAGTCCCGGCCGACCGGGCCGCCACCCCCGGAGTTCCGGCCGACCGGGCCGCCACCCCCGGAGTTCCGGCCGACCGGGCCGCCACCCCCGGAGTTCCGGCCGACCGGGCCGTCCTCCCTACCGAAATGGATCAGCGTTGA
- a CDS encoding SGNH/GDSL hydrolase family protein: MPYPTAIYQRVVAVCATVALTATAWAAPATAVAVAVAPTPLQYVALGDSYAAGFGAEPTNDPCGRTSAGYPALLAREAHGGISMRNAACAGATTADVIRQASALSRRTQLVTVTAGANDLQVKQLLTTCINRFAAVACQNDALALDRRLTAALPRDLNRMLHAVTTAAPEARVVITGYPLPFARSRQCPGVPVAARLRTRANQVVTRLNAAIAAAAARNRVRYVDVEPGFARHGLCSRKPWLVGLEGLRDNRVLHPTATGQARGYLPAIAGSGLTDRA; this comes from the coding sequence ATGCCCTATCCCACCGCGATCTACCAACGTGTCGTCGCCGTCTGCGCGACGGTCGCGCTGACCGCCACCGCCTGGGCCGCCCCCGCGACCGCCGTGGCCGTGGCCGTCGCGCCGACCCCGCTCCAGTACGTCGCGCTCGGCGACTCCTACGCCGCCGGGTTCGGCGCCGAACCGACGAACGACCCGTGCGGTCGGACCTCGGCCGGTTACCCGGCCCTGCTCGCGCGCGAGGCGCACGGCGGCATCTCGATGCGCAACGCCGCCTGCGCCGGCGCGACCACCGCCGACGTGATCCGGCAGGCGTCCGCGCTCAGCCGGCGGACCCAGCTGGTCACCGTCACGGCCGGCGCCAACGACCTCCAGGTCAAGCAGCTGCTGACCACGTGCATCAACCGGTTCGCGGCGGTGGCCTGCCAGAACGACGCTCTGGCGCTGGACCGGAGGCTGACCGCCGCGCTGCCGCGTGACCTGAACCGCATGCTGCACGCGGTCACCACCGCCGCGCCCGAGGCCCGCGTGGTCATCACCGGGTACCCGCTGCCGTTCGCGCGGAGCCGGCAGTGCCCGGGCGTGCCGGTGGCCGCCCGCCTGCGTACCCGCGCCAACCAGGTGGTCACCCGCCTGAACGCCGCCATCGCCGCGGCAGCCGCCCGCAACCGGGTCCGCTACGTCGACGTCGAGCCGGGCTTCGCCCGTCACGGGCTGTGCAGCCGGAAGCCGTGGCTGGTCGGCCTGGAGGGCCTGCGCGACAACCGGGTGCTGCACCCGACCGCGACCGGCCAGGCCCGCGGCTACCTTCCGGCGATCGCCGGAAGCGGCCTGACCGACCGCGCCTGA
- a CDS encoding O-acetylhomoserine aminocarboxypropyltransferase/cysteine synthase family protein — MSREEVPHEFGFETRQLHAGQRPDPNTGARAVPIFQTTSYVFEDPESAAAYFNLQEYGNTYSRIMNPTTAVFEERVANLEGGSGAVAFASGIAAQAAALFTLLEPGDHVVASQALYGGTVNQLKHLLRKMNVELSWVDPDDVSAWGKAVRENTKAFFGETIGNPGGNVLDIETIAGIAHEHELPLIVDNTFATPYLCRPIEWGADIVVHSATKFIGGHGTSIGGVVVEAGTFDWSNGRFPVVAEPSPAYHGLKFHETFGTYGYLMKLRAETLRDLGGALSPFNAFLFLQGLETLSLRMDRHVANARRIASFLAGHPLASNITYAGLPDSRYRPLVEKYLPLGPGAVFSFDVAGGRDGGQDLIRGVRLWSHLANVGDAKSLIIHPASTTHRQLSDDELRAAGVGPGTVRLSVGTESVDDLIWDLTRAFEGVTA; from the coding sequence GTGAGCAGAGAAGAAGTGCCGCACGAGTTCGGGTTCGAGACCCGGCAGCTGCACGCCGGGCAGCGGCCCGACCCGAACACCGGCGCCCGGGCGGTGCCGATCTTCCAGACCACCAGCTACGTGTTCGAGGATCCGGAGTCGGCCGCGGCCTACTTCAACCTTCAGGAGTACGGGAACACGTACTCCCGGATCATGAATCCGACGACCGCGGTCTTCGAGGAGCGGGTGGCCAACCTGGAGGGCGGCAGCGGGGCGGTCGCGTTCGCCAGCGGGATCGCGGCCCAGGCGGCGGCCCTGTTCACGCTGCTGGAGCCGGGTGACCACGTAGTCGCGTCGCAGGCGCTCTACGGCGGCACCGTCAACCAGCTCAAACACCTGCTGCGCAAGATGAACGTCGAGCTGTCGTGGGTGGATCCGGACGACGTCTCGGCGTGGGGCAAGGCGGTGCGGGAGAACACCAAGGCGTTCTTCGGCGAGACGATCGGCAACCCGGGCGGGAACGTGCTCGACATCGAGACGATCGCCGGGATCGCGCACGAACACGAGCTGCCGCTGATCGTGGACAACACGTTCGCCACGCCGTATCTGTGCCGGCCGATCGAGTGGGGCGCCGACATCGTGGTGCACTCGGCCACGAAGTTCATCGGCGGGCACGGGACCAGCATCGGCGGCGTAGTCGTGGAGGCCGGCACGTTCGACTGGTCGAACGGGCGGTTCCCGGTGGTGGCGGAGCCGTCTCCGGCGTACCACGGCCTGAAGTTCCATGAGACGTTCGGGACCTACGGTTATCTGATGAAACTGCGCGCGGAGACACTGCGCGACCTGGGCGGGGCACTGTCGCCGTTCAACGCGTTCCTGTTCCTGCAGGGCCTGGAGACGCTGTCACTGCGGATGGACCGGCACGTGGCCAACGCCCGGCGGATCGCCTCGTTCCTGGCCGGGCATCCGCTGGCCTCGAACATCACCTACGCCGGGCTGCCGGACAGCCGGTACCGGCCGCTGGTGGAGAAGTATCTGCCGCTCGGCCCGGGCGCGGTGTTCTCCTTCGACGTGGCCGGCGGCCGCGACGGCGGGCAGGACCTGATCCGCGGTGTGCGGCTGTGGTCGCATCTGGCGAACGTCGGTGACGCGAAGAGCCTGATCATCCACCCGGCGAGCACCACGCACCGGCAGCTCAGCGACGACGAGTTGCGGGCGGCCGGGGTCGGGCCGGGCACGGTCCGGCTGTCGGTCGGCACGGAGAGCGTGGACGATCTGATCTGGGACCTGACGCGGGCCTTCGAGGGGGTGACGGCATGA
- a CDS encoding SDR family oxidoreductase, giving the protein MTVNSPQPLLGRSALITGASSGIGAATAELLAARGARVALLARRKDRLDELTGRITAAGGTALAVPVDVTDGSALGAAVSQVAEVFGGVDLVVANAGIMLPAPIEEQRADQWQTQIDLNVTAAVHTVGAVTPLLVAAAAGGRTADLFTTSSIAAQNIFPTFAVYSATKAFITHLSRHLRAELGGKDVRVSAIEPGIVGTELQSHVTDQGARDWLAGAAASVEFLTPQDVAEVIAFAAALPRRVNLQQVTIMPTRQAA; this is encoded by the coding sequence ATGACCGTCAACTCCCCGCAGCCGCTGCTGGGCCGTTCCGCGTTGATCACCGGCGCGTCCAGCGGGATCGGCGCCGCCACCGCCGAACTGCTCGCCGCCCGGGGCGCCCGGGTGGCGCTGCTGGCCCGACGCAAGGACCGCCTCGACGAACTGACCGGCCGGATCACCGCGGCCGGTGGCACGGCGCTCGCGGTGCCCGTCGACGTCACCGACGGCAGCGCGCTCGGGGCTGCCGTGTCCCAGGTCGCCGAGGTGTTCGGTGGCGTGGACCTGGTCGTCGCCAACGCCGGGATCATGCTGCCCGCGCCGATCGAGGAGCAGCGCGCCGACCAGTGGCAGACCCAGATCGACCTGAACGTGACGGCCGCCGTGCACACCGTCGGCGCGGTGACACCGCTGCTCGTGGCGGCGGCCGCCGGTGGGCGTACCGCCGATCTGTTCACCACGTCGTCGATCGCGGCGCAGAACATCTTCCCGACGTTCGCCGTCTACTCGGCGACGAAGGCGTTCATCACCCACCTGTCCCGGCATCTGCGCGCCGAACTGGGTGGAAAGGACGTGCGGGTGTCGGCGATCGAGCCCGGCATCGTCGGCACCGAGTTGCAGAGCCACGTCACCGACCAGGGCGCCCGCGACTGGCTGGCCGGTGCGGCCGCGTCGGTGGAGTTCCTCACCCCGCAGGACGTGGCCGAGGTGATCGCGTTCGCCGCGGCCCTGCCCCGGCGGGTCAACCTGCAGCAGGTCACGATCATGCCGACCCGGCAGGCCGCCTGA
- a CDS encoding helix-turn-helix transcriptional regulator, producing MQKNLELKDFLRTRRARLTPQDAGITDAFPGRRVPGLRREEIAALAGVSVDYYVRLEQGRDLNPSNTVIEAIARALRLDDTERAHLFDLVQARTGRSAARPQRVRPGMYQMLETLDDAASPAFVLGRRMDLLAANRMARALICDFNLLPAAQRNKVRFMFLDPRARDLYVQWAKVAAETVAVLRVEAGRYPDDPRLAALIEELSVKSAEFRRWWSDHQVLVRTSGSKLYRHPVVGELTIDFQALQLPEDPDQTLFVYTARSGSPSHAALRLLASWNAQETGAGGAGAWSRAPSTGLA from the coding sequence GTGCAGAAGAACCTCGAACTCAAGGACTTCCTGCGGACCCGCCGGGCCCGGCTCACCCCGCAGGACGCGGGGATCACCGACGCCTTTCCCGGGCGGCGGGTGCCGGGGCTGCGGCGGGAGGAGATCGCCGCGCTCGCCGGGGTGAGCGTCGACTACTACGTACGGCTGGAGCAGGGCCGTGACCTCAACCCGTCGAATACCGTGATCGAGGCGATCGCCCGGGCGCTGCGGCTCGACGACACCGAGCGGGCGCACCTGTTCGACCTGGTCCAGGCCCGGACCGGCCGGTCGGCGGCCCGGCCGCAGCGGGTGCGCCCGGGGATGTACCAGATGCTGGAGACGCTCGACGACGCGGCGTCGCCGGCGTTCGTGCTGGGCCGGCGGATGGATCTGCTCGCCGCCAATCGGATGGCCCGTGCCCTGATCTGCGACTTCAACCTGCTGCCGGCGGCGCAGCGCAACAAGGTCCGGTTCATGTTCCTCGACCCGCGGGCCCGCGACCTCTACGTGCAGTGGGCCAAGGTGGCCGCCGAGACGGTCGCGGTGCTGCGGGTGGAGGCCGGGCGGTATCCGGACGACCCGCGGCTGGCCGCACTGATCGAGGAGCTGTCGGTGAAGTCCGCGGAGTTCCGCCGCTGGTGGTCCGACCATCAGGTGCTGGTCCGCACGTCGGGCAGCAAGCTCTACCGGCATCCGGTGGTCGGTGAGCTGACCATCGACTTCCAGGCGCTGCAGCTGCCCGAGGACCCGGACCAGACGCTGTTCGTCTACACGGCGCGGTCCGGGTCCCCGTCGCATGCGGCGTTGCGGCTGCTGGCCAGCTGGAACGCTCAGGAGACGGGTGCCGGAGGGGCGGGTGCGTGGTCGCGGGCCCCGTCGACCGGGCTCGCGTAG
- the metX gene encoding homoserine O-acetyltransferase MetX: MKSVGVVETRFLDLPRPLPLDCGRDLTGVRVAYETYGTLSPDRDNVILVCHALSGDAHAAGIAATPPEEGTREGYAKGLGWWDGMIGPGKAFDTDRYFVVSTNLLGGCRGTTGPSSIDPATGERYGPDFPVITVADMVRCERAFLDELGIERLAAVAGGSLGGMQALEWAVRYPTQVDSIVVIASTHALQPQGVAWNAIARESIMRDPDWQGGRYYGTGRTPDAGMGVARMVGHITYLSAPGLAEKFGRRLRDGLNYTITEPEFEVESYLRHQAAAFVRRFDANTYLYLSRALTYFELGPLDGVRARTLLISFSSDWLYPPAASQEIADTLTKLGKSVENHVIDAPYGHDCFLLEEARQTPIVRRFLQEGTE; the protein is encoded by the coding sequence GTGAAAAGTGTCGGAGTCGTCGAGACCCGTTTCCTCGACCTCCCCCGCCCGCTGCCACTGGACTGCGGACGGGACCTTACCGGGGTCCGGGTCGCCTACGAGACATACGGAACGCTGTCCCCCGATCGGGACAACGTGATCCTGGTGTGCCATGCGCTCTCCGGTGACGCGCACGCCGCCGGGATCGCCGCGACGCCGCCCGAGGAGGGCACCCGGGAGGGTTACGCCAAGGGTCTGGGCTGGTGGGACGGCATGATCGGGCCGGGCAAGGCGTTCGACACGGACCGGTATTTCGTGGTGTCGACGAATCTGCTGGGCGGCTGCCGGGGCACCACCGGACCGTCCTCGATCGACCCGGCGACGGGTGAGCGGTACGGGCCGGACTTCCCGGTGATCACGGTGGCCGACATGGTCCGGTGTGAGCGCGCGTTCCTCGACGAGCTCGGCATCGAGCGGCTCGCCGCGGTGGCCGGCGGCTCCCTCGGCGGGATGCAGGCACTCGAATGGGCGGTCCGGTATCCGACTCAGGTCGACTCGATCGTGGTGATCGCCTCCACCCACGCGCTGCAGCCGCAGGGGGTGGCCTGGAACGCGATCGCCCGCGAGTCGATCATGCGGGACCCGGACTGGCAGGGCGGCCGCTACTACGGGACCGGCCGCACCCCGGACGCCGGGATGGGGGTGGCCCGGATGGTCGGGCACATCACCTACCTGTCCGCACCGGGGCTCGCCGAGAAGTTCGGGCGGCGTCTACGGGACGGGCTCAACTACACGATCACCGAGCCCGAGTTCGAGGTGGAGAGCTACCTGCGGCATCAGGCGGCTGCGTTCGTCAGGCGGTTCGACGCGAACACCTATCTCTACCTCTCCCGGGCTCTGACCTATTTCGAGCTGGGGCCACTGGACGGGGTGCGGGCCCGCACGCTGCTGATCTCGTTCAGCTCGGACTGGCTCTACCCGCCGGCCGCGTCCCAGGAGATCGCCGACACGCTGACGAAACTCGGCAAGAGTGTGGAGAACCACGTCATCGACGCGCCGTACGGGCACGATTGTTTCCTGCTGGAAGAGGCCCGGCAGACACCCATCGTCAGGCGGTTCCTTCAGGAGGGCACCGAGTGA